The genomic region AAAAATAGTTTGTCTTTACCGCTTACATCATTACAATTAATGTCACGACAAATAAAGACAAGGTGAGATGAAAAGATGTCATATCGGACAAATCTGTTTTCCAAAATGGTCATTCTAATTCTAATTATGCTAATTCCAGTTGTGCTTCTGTACTGGTACTCCAATCACAAAACGACAGCTGTTCTCAGAGATGAGTTGAATCGATCCAATAGCAACCAGCTTGAATTTTTCCAGAATCAGGTGAACACACACATCGAGCTGTTATCCTCATGGCCGAACCTGCTCATACATGATCCTGATATTGCGAGCTTCCGACGAATTTATGCGGACAGTAAATATTTTGACCTAGATGCTATTAATTTGGTTAAGCGTATTCAGAATAAGCTGAGTATTCAGGAGAGTTCATCCAATTGGGCGACAAAGTTATATCTGTATTCCCCTTCGCTGGGCAGGGTGGTTTCCGAAAGGGACGCACGTTCTTACGATAAAGAAGCGCTAAGGGAAAATATCAGTTCCGGCTGGGATGTACGCAAAATTCAGGATGGGGAAGATGATCGGTTCATGTTTAGCTGGATTACGGTATCCCCATACGGCATTAAAGACCCGGTTAATAATGCGGAAACGATTATCAAACTGGAGTTTGATAGTGACAACATTCGGGATATGCTCGACAAATTCAAGGACGATGGCAGACATGATCCATTCTATTTCCGAGAAGAATCGGGAGTTATCTATAACCGGACTTCAGATCGTTCACTAACGAATCAGTTGATGGAAGAACTGTCCATCCATAAACTTCAGGACGTGGATAATCGTACAGTGGTGATCGGGAACGAGCCTTACATGGTCAACACTGTGAAATCCAGTACAACAGGCTGGTATTTGGTGGACTATATGCCTCTATCAGATATTTTGAAGCCCATTCATCAATCAAATATGCTGTTCTATTCTTCCATGATTTGTTTGTTGTTGATGAGTTTTGGTGTGGCGTACTTGTTATATGTGCAGGTGCAGGTGCCAGTGAAACAACTCATTCGTGGGTTCCAGCGCTTGAAGCAGGAAGATTATTCCGTGAGGATTAAGCCAAAGGGCCGCAATGAATTCAGTTTTCTGTCTGAACGTTTCAACTTGATGGTGGAGCAGATCCAACAGTTGTTTGAACACGTTTACCTGGAACAGATTCATGTGCGTGAAGCCCGATTGAAGCAGCTGCAATCGCAGATTAACCCGCACTTCTTCTATAATTGCTTCTCCTTCATTACGAGTATGGCGAAGCTGAAGCGCATGGACGCCGTTGTAGCGATGTCGCATAACCTCTCACGATATTATCGGTATACAACAAGACAGGAACGGGACGTGGTACCG from Paenibacillus sp. FSL R5-0341 harbors:
- a CDS encoding sensor histidine kinase; the encoded protein is MSYRTNLFSKMVILILIMLIPVVLLYWYSNHKTTAVLRDELNRSNSNQLEFFQNQVNTHIELLSSWPNLLIHDPDIASFRRIYADSKYFDLDAINLVKRIQNKLSIQESSSNWATKLYLYSPSLGRVVSERDARSYDKEALRENISSGWDVRKIQDGEDDRFMFSWITVSPYGIKDPVNNAETIIKLEFDSDNIRDMLDKFKDDGRHDPFYFREESGVIYNRTSDRSLTNQLMEELSIHKLQDVDNRTVVIGNEPYMVNTVKSSTTGWYLVDYMPLSDILKPIHQSNMLFYSSMICLLLMSFGVAYLLYVQVQVPVKQLIRGFQRLKQEDYSVRIKPKGRNEFSFLSERFNLMVEQIQQLFEHVYLEQIHVREARLKQLQSQINPHFFYNCFSFITSMAKLKRMDAVVAMSHNLSRYYRYTTRQERDVVPLTEEIEFVSCYLEIQRMRMDRIHYKLDLSEEMLRQEVPPLIVQPLVENAVIHGIEADAEAGEIRVSGEKQGGVMILVVEDDGQGMTQEAREALSNKLRGTMDQEMGCGLWNVNQRLQLRYGEQAGIDITESELGGLRVTLSWPAEQEYLLENEE